A single window of Falco rusticolus isolate bFalRus1 chromosome 6, bFalRus1.pri, whole genome shotgun sequence DNA harbors:
- the LOC119150349 gene encoding WD repeat and coiled-coil-containing protein → MELGKAKLLRTGLNALYQAIHPVHGIAWTDGKQVILTSLHLHNGEPKFGDSSVVGQFEHVHGLYWGPCPPDAPALLAVQHKKHITIWQLCFNVTERNKLLVSQICDISEPFPVLPQGCVWHPKKEILAVLTTRDASVLHSVHLNNSRIKADIKGSGLIHCACWTKEGNRFVVGVGSALHSYIWDDVQKTLTACSFCPIFDVGGYICALEATLNFQVAVATELPLDKICGLNAGVAFEVPASVETESFPSQSSLCGEEEFAMDGGKKAVDCEKPLSVVTSPVDLTHILSSKQGADSSSLLHLRPKDYLTGSGQDSSHLILVTFERKVTSTKKVSIPGILVPDIMAFDPKTQTVSVASNTCNIILVYSLTSSNLPNIQQIQLEKNEKPKGLCFLTNKLLLILVGRQKFTDPAFLPSSRSDKYMIRLMIKELIFEMGPSPSASVNGSSNLNLSNISHEYSTDVHPLSRGLLIPDRAAVQSPTSRRKLIEEIKSPVYEQSLLLNMNDLKDKKISVSFPQAAESLDAEPVNRTVAQCATSLAFSNKPTSPKKQADAASKIPNSYKNNLLSEKEASYFTKNIEKLSDNFTELQRHLCELTELLKSGKRNLPVYPSSQEPTFINITCQKQLSRSDSDERRAVILCGGKLRLNIVQQIFNLSLVEMQHGSSWIVLTADSDGFVPLMFTSTQEIVVRDASMKGHSALSSKTLDIISSTEGCRPASSECLDITSSLEVLRDCSSKTLGGTSPSEQPSSKM, encoded by the exons ATGGAGCTAGGAAAGGCGAAGCTTCTGAGAACTGGCCTTAATGCCTTATACCAAGCAATTCACCCTGTGCATGGTATTGCCTGGACAGATGGGAAACAGGTGATACTAACTTCTTTACATCTTCATAATGGAGAACCAAAATTTGGCGACTCGAGTGTTGTCGGTCAGTTTGAACATGTCCATGGACTCTACTGGGGCCCGTGTCCCCCTGatgccccagctctgcttgctgTTCAACATAAAAAGCATATCACCATTTGGCAGCTCTGTTTTaatgttacagaaagaaataagcTCTTAGTTTCTCAGATATGCGACATCAGCGAGCCTTTTCCAGTGCTCCCCCAAGGCTGCGTGTGGCATCCGAAGAAGGAGATCTTGGCTGTGCTCACTACACGGGATGCCTCTGTCTTACACTCTGTTCATCTCAACAACTCCAGAATTAAAGCAGATATTAAAGGCAGTGGTCTCATCCACTGTGCTTGTTGGACAAAGGAAGGCAATCGCTTTGTAGTGGGAGTAGGCAGTGCCCTTCATTCTTATATTTGGGATGATGTTCAGAAAACATTGACTGCTTGTTCTTTTTGCCCAATCTTTGATGTGGGAGGCTACATCTGTGCTTTGGAAGCTACTCTGAATTTCCAAGTTGCTGTTGCCACTGAGCTTCCTCTAGACAAGATCTGTGGCTTAAATGCTGGTGTTGCGTTTGAAGTTCCAGCAAGCGTTGAAACAGAGTCCTTCCCCTCGCAGTCCAGCTTATGCGGTGAGGAAGAGTTTGCCATGGACGGGGGGAAAAAGGCAGTGGACTGTGAGAAGCCCTTGTCTGTTGTTACATCTCCTGTGGATCTAACTCACATACTTTCTAGCAAGCAGGGTGCTGATTCCAGTTCTCTTCTTCATCTGAGGCCCAAAGACTACCTAACGGGAAGTGGGCAAGATTCTTCACATCTCATCTTGGTgacttttgaaagaaaggttACCTCTACCAAAAAAGTTAGCATCCCGGGCATTCTGGTTCCTGATATAATGGCTTTTGACCCCAAAACGCAAACTGTGTCAGTTGCCTCCAATACTTGTAACATTATTTTAGTCTATTCACTGACTTCATCCAATTTACCCAATATTCAACAAATTCAGctagagaaaaatgagaagccAAAGGGTTTGTGCTTCTTGACCAATAAATTGTTACTGATACTGGTTGGAAGACAAAAATTCACTGACCCtgcatttcttccctcttcaAGATCAGACAAATATATGATCCGATTGATGATTAAGGAACTAATATTTGAAATGGGTCCTTCACCGTCTGCATCAGTTAATGGGAGCTCCAACTTGAACCTTTCAAACATATCTCATGAATACTCTACAGATGTTCACCCTCTCAGCCGCGGGCTCTTGATACCAGATCGTGCTGCCGTTCAATCCCCtaccagcagaagaaagctCATTGAAGAAATTAAGAGTCCTGTTTATGAACAAAGCTTGTTGTTGAACATGAATGACCTTAAAGATAAGAAGATTTCTGTGAGTTTCCCACAAGCTGCTGAGTCTCTTGATGCTGAACCAGTTAATCGGACTGTGGCACAGTGTGCCACATCACTGGCATTTTCTAACAAGCCAACGTCTCCAAAAAAGCAGGCAGATGCAGCTTCCAAAATACCAAATTCTTACAAGAATAACCTATTAAGTGAAAAGGAGGCAAGttactttacaaaaaatatagaaaaactGTCTGATAACTTCACAGAATTACAGCGTCATCTCTGTGAATTAACTGAGCTGCTAAAATCTGGGAAGAGAAATCTTCCAGTGTACCCATCTTCTCAGGAACCCACTTTTATTAACATCACCTGCCAG aagcagctttccagaagTGATTCAGATGAAAGACGAGCTGTTATTCTTTGTGGTGGTAAACTCCGTCTAAATATAGTCCAGCAGATATTCAATCTCTCTCTTGTAGAAATGCAACATG GTTCATCTTGGATTGTTCTCACAGCAGACAGCGATGGCTTTGTTCCATTAATGTTTACATCCACGCAGGAGATAGTCGTAAGAGATGCCAGTATGAAAGGCCACAGTGCTCTTTCTTCCAAAACCTTGGACATCATCAGTTCTACAGAAGGGTGTAGACCCGCATCTTCTGAATGTCTGGATATCACGAGTTCTTTGGAAGTTCTCAGAGACTGCTCCTCTAAGACTTTAGGTGGCACCAGTCCTTCAGAACAGCCCAGcagtaaaatgtaa